CCGGTCCACCGCGGTCGCGATCACCCTGATCGTCACCGTCCTGGTCGCGGCGTGGATCGGTGTCGAAGCGGTCCTGAAGGCCATCGGCCAGCGCCCCCTGCTGGCCGACCCGCAGACCATCGTCGACGCCGCCCTGCAGCCCGACGCCGCGTTCACGACCATCGCCGAGGTGACCGCCGCCGTCCTCGTGATCGCCGGGATCGTCCTGATCGTCCTGGCCCTGGGGCCCGGCCGGCAGCCCCGCTCGGTCGTGGACCACGACCGGGGCGCGGTCGTGATCGACACGAGGATCCTGGCCTCGACCGCCGCGAACGCGGCCGCCCTCGCCGCCGGCGTCCCCGAGTCCAACGCATCCGCGTCGGCACGTGGGCACCGCACCGAGGTGCGGGTGGTGCCCCTGTCCGGCATCCCCGTCGACACCCACGTCGTCCAGCAAGCCGTCCAGGACCGTCTCGGCCGGCTCGGCGGCAAGCACGGCACCCACGTGAAGGTGCACGTGGAGCAGAAGGGAACGCTGGCATGACCACCACCAACCGCACCCTGAACCGCATCATCCTGCTGCTGCTGGGCCTGGTCGCGGTCATCGTCGGGGTCACCATCGGCGCCGGGGTCCTCACCCCCGTCCGCGACGCCCTCCAGCCCTCCTTGACCCTGCCCGACAAGGTGAGCGTCCCGGCGGCGTCGCTGTGGATCATCGCCGCCGTGTGCGCGGTCGTGATCGTCCTGGCGCTGATCGTGGTCTTCACCCGCGGCGGCGGCGGCACCAGTGTCGCTGCCCGGACGAAGACCGGGGACGACCAGGTCACCGTGAACGTCGCCCTCGTGCGGGACGTCATCGACCACGAACTCGACGGTGTCCACGACGTCGTCGCCGCGAAGGTCGACACGTACACCGTCAAGCAGCAGCGCGCCGCCCGGATCCGGGTCCACGTCCGCCGCGGCGGGGACGCCGTGAGCGTCCTCGACGCCGTCGACCACGCCGTCAACACGTTGGACACCACCCTCGGCCAGCAACTCCCGGTCCTGGTCCACCTCACCGGCGGCACCAGAACCGCACTGGCCAAGACCACCCGCGTCCACTAGGACGCCGGACCCCACCACCGCAACACCGCTCCACCACCGGCCGGGAGACGCCCGACGTCTCCCGGCCGAGTGCTGCCCGGACGCCCGTCCGGTCATCCGTCATGCCCGCAGAAGGAGGCACCCCGAATGGCACGGAAGAACACCCCCGGCGCGGTCAGCGCGTCGACCTCGGAGCAGCGCCGCGAGGACGCCGCGACCTGGAGCCCGCTCGCCCGCTACCTGTCCGAGTGCTTCGGCACGTTCCTGCTCGTCCTCGGCGGCGTCGGCACCGCGCTCTTCGCGGCGAACTTCCCGAGCGACACCGACAACCAGTCCGGCGTCGGCTTCCTCGGCGTCGCGCTCGCGTTCGGCCTGACGCTCGTCGCCGGCATCGCCGCCGTGGGACACATCTCCGGCGGCCACTTCAACCCGGCCGTCACCCTCGGCCTCCTCGCCGCGGGGCGCACCGACGTCAAGCACGTCCCGGGCTACATCGTGTCGCAGGTCGTGGGCGGACTCGCCGCGACGAGCATCATCGCGATCGTGCTCTCCGGCAAGGCCGGGGCCTTCTCCGCCGCACACGACGCGGGCTTCGCCTCGAACGGCTTCGGCAGCGCGAGTCCAGGCGGCTACGGCCTCGGCGCCGTCTTCCTGACCGAGGCCGTCCTGACCGGGGTCTTCATCGCGGTCATCCTGTCGATCACCGCGAAGCAGGAGTACCAGGCCCTCGCCCCGATCGGCATCGGCCTGACCCTGACCCTGATCCACCTCGTGAGCATCCCGATCAGCAACACCTCCGTGAACCCCGCACGTTCGATCGCGACCGCGGTCTACGGTGGGGCCACGCCGCTCGCCCAGCTGTGGGTGTTCATCGTCGCTCCGATCGTCGGCGGAATCGTCGCCGGCCTGATCGTCCGCGTCGGCGGACGCCGCCGCATCACGAGCTGACCCACCCACGCGAGAGGAGACCACCGTGCGCAACCGCATCATCGTCATCGGAGCCATCGTCCTGATCGGCTTCTGGATCGGGTCCCGGTCCAACCGTCCGGTCGTCAAGAAGACCAGCACCGCCGAGACGATCCGCAAGGCCTGGAACGACCCGCACGCGCGCAAGCAGCGCGCGAAGCTCCGCAAGAAGATCGAGAAGGCCGCGTCGCACTGACGGGCGCGCGCCCGGACGGACGGGAGGCACGGTGCCAGCTGGCACCGTGCCTCCCGTCCGTTGCGTGGTCGCGTCGCGACCGCCGCTACCGCTGCACCGCGTACCGGTGCAGCACCACGCCGTTGTCGAAGGCCTTCGTCTCGAGCAGGTCGAGCAGGAGCGGCGGGCGGGAACCCGACGCCGGCGGGTCGAAGAGCGGTCGGCCGCGTCCGAGCACGGCGGGGTGCACGAACAGGAGCAGCTCGTCGATGAGCCCGGCGTCCAGGAGCTGCGTCGCGAGGTTCGCCCCGCCCACACCGACGTCCCCGTCACCCTCTGCGCGGATCCTCGCGAGCTCGGCGATCGAGTCCCCGTCGGCACCGATCACCCGCGTGTGGTGGTCGGCCTCGGTGCGGGTCCGCGACACGAGGATCTTCGGCTGCGCGGTCCAGATCTCGGCGTACTCGCGCTCCACCGGCAGTGAGTCCTCGTCGGAGCGGGCGTCCGGCCAGTAGGGGTCCATCATCTCGCGGACGATCCGGCCCTCCACCGAGAGCGACATCGCGCGTGCGCGGTCGTTGAACTCCTGGTGCAGCTGCTCGTCGATCCGGACCCAGCCGGGGGCGTCGGGGCCGGCGTGCTCGCCCGCCTCCGCCTCGATGTACCCGTCCACCGAGACGTTCATCCAGTACACGAACCGTGCGGGCATGGGGACTCCTTCGTCGTGCCGGTTCCTCGTCGCTCGTTGACCGCGAGGGTAGCGCCCGCGCGGTCGGCTGTCAGCGTCCGTGGGCCGTCAGTCCTGGACGTGCTGCTCCGTCAGCGCCGCCGCGTAGGCCCGTACGGAGCGGTGGTAGCGGGGGAGCGTCGGCTCGACGGCCTCGATCGCCACGCGCAGGGCCTCGTCGACTCGTCCGGCGCTGTGCAGTGCGAGCGCCAGGAACACCCGCGGCGCCGCACCGGTCGCCGGGTGCTCGGGGGCGTCCCGGAGCATCGCGATCGCCTCGTCGACGCGGCCGAGGTTCCGGAGCGTGGACGCGAGCTGCACCACCATCTGTGCGGCACGGTCCGGGTCGACCGTGTCCAGGCCGGCGGCGGTCGCTGCCGCGTAGTGCTCGTGGGCGCCGGCCTCGTCGCCGCCGGAGTCGTGCGCGCCGCCGAGCTCGAACGCCCCCAGCGCCGGGTGCGGGGCCGTCGCGGCCAGCGCGCGCATCCGGTCGATGCGGTCCCGGTCGTCCACCGTCTCGTCGGCCCAGAGCGCGGCGACCCGCGCCTCCCACTCGTCGTCCCTGCTGTCCATCCGGCCACGGTAGCGGTGCGTGGTCCGGCCACCGGGCGCGGCTCGGCGGGCGCGCGGCGCACCGGGATGCGAAGATGCATCGTTGCCCACCGACAGGACGACGAGGAACCCATGGGACACGACGACGCCGCGCCGCTCCTGGACGGGCGCTACCGCCTCGGCGACGTGATCGGCCGCGGCGGCATGTCCGTCGTGTACCGCGCCACCGACGAGGTGCTGCACCGACCCGTCGCCGTGAAGCTGTTCAACCCCGGCACGGTCGACCTCGCTCGACAGGAGGCCGAGCTCGGCGTCCTCGCGGCGCTCGAGCACCACAACCTCGTCGGCCTGCTCGACGCCGGGGTCGTCGACGTCGTCGGCAGCGGGCCGCGCCGGTTCCTCGTGATGTCGCTCGTCGTCGGCCAGGACCTCGAGGAACGGCTCGAGGTCGCCCCGCTCGCCCCGAAGCACATCGCCGAGGTCGGCTACGACATGGCCGAGGCGCTCGACTACATCCACGCGCACGGCGTCGTGCACCGGGACATCAAGCCCTCGAACATCCTGCTCGTCGACTACGGCAACGGCTCCGACCGTGCCCGCGCACGCCTGACCGACTTCGGGATCGCGCTCGCGGCCGGGGTCGAGCGGCTCACCGCCGACGGTGTGACGACCGGCACCGCCGCGTACCTCAGCCCGGAGCAGGCCCGCGGCGGCGACGTCGGCCCTACGACGGACGTGTACTCGCTCGGCCTCGTGCTGCTGCAGTGCTTCACCCGGCGCCGGGAGTTCCCCGGCTCGCTCGTCGAGTCCGCGATCGCGCGCCTGACCCGTGACCCGGTGGTGCCCGAGCCGCTCCCCGAGCACTGGAAGCACGTGCTCCGGGCGATGACCGCGCAGGACCCGACGGCCCGGCCGCTCGGCGCCCAGCTCGTCACGATGCTCCGCGACGTCGTCATCGCCGAGACCGCGGCGGTGCACCCCGAGCAGCCGACCGCGGCGGTGCACCCCGAGCAGCCGACCGCGGCGGTGCACCCCGAGCAGCCGACCTCGGCAGCGCCGGAGCCGGCACGGGCGTCTGCCCCCGCAGCCGCCGACGCCCGTCCGGCGACGCTCGACTCGCTGCCCGAGGAATCCCTCCAGCGCACCGTCGCCATGGCCGCGCGCCTGTTCGACGCCCCGATCGCCCTCGTCGACGTGCTCGACGACGACCGCGAGTGGACGCAGTCCTGGATCGCCGAGGGCGTCGACGAGGCCGCGCGCAACATCACCTTCCGCAACGGCTTCGCCCCCGTGCCGGTGCCCGTCGTGATCCCCGACGGTGCCGCACACCCGGAGATGCGCCAGAGCCCGCTCGTCACCGGGCCGCTCGGTCTCCGGTTCTACGTGAGCGTCCCGCTGCTCCGCCACGACGGCACCGCGGTCGGCACCCTCGCGGTGCTCGACACCCGCCCGCGCGAAGCGACCGAGGCCGACCTCGCGAACCTCCGGGACCTCGCGGCCCTGGCGGTCACGCAGCTCGAGCTCCGTCGCGAGTCCCTCCGCACCACGAGCGACGCCCTCCCGGTGCAGCAGTCCGGCGCCTGACGGCCACCACCGGTCGGCTGCTGCGGACCGTCACGCTTCGTCGCGGACCGTCACCCGGAAGGACCGCACCAGGGGTGCGTCGGGCTCCACCACGACGGGAGCGTCCCACGCCAGCGCCGACCCGACCGCCGGGTACTCAGCGACCCGCACGAACCACGGGTCCGCGTGGCCCAGGGCCTCGAACCGCACCGACGCACGCGCCCCTGACCCGTGCCGCCCGTCGAACGTCCCGGTCCACTCCACCCAGGGTGCGACGGCCCCGTGCACGGCATCCTCGCCCACGGCGGTCGACGTCCGCACGGCGACGTCGTCACACGGCGCGAACCGCCACGTGAAGCCCCCGTACCCGGCTCCCGCGCGGCCGTGACTCCCCGGACTCCCGAGCCGGACGGGCGACGACCCCGGCGCGCGGAACGCCGACGTCCAGCCGAGCACCCAACCGCCGTCCGAGGCGCCCCAGGTGAGCGTCCGTGTCTCCCGCAGCACGAGCGCCCCGTCCGGCCCGGTCCAGCGGAGCCGCTGGGTGAGCGTCCCGTCCCCGTCCGAGACTGCCGTGGCGACGGCCCGCCCGTGGTCGTCGCACTCCTCGTAGCCGGTGCCGGGCACGTACGTCGGGCCGCCCCAGCAGTTCACCCCGTCGACGTCGGGAACCGCCGTCCCGACCCCGCAGTGCCACGGGTGGTCGTCCGGCCGCGCGTCGGTGAGCACCGTCCCCGCGAGGGTCCGCACCGGGTGCAGGAACGGCCGCGGGCTCCACGCGACCGGGCTCGCCCCGCCATCGACGAGCGTCGCGACCGTGGTCCCGCCGACCTCGAGCGTGCGCAGGACCCGGTCGACCGCGGTTTGCTCCACGCGCTGCAGGCTACGCCCGGCGCCGGACGAGGACCACGCTGTCCTCGGTCTCGTGCGTCGTGCCGTCGGCAGTGGTCGTCGTCCGCGGTCGGCGCTCCGCGGACAGCACGGCCCAAGCCGCCGGACCGCCCGCCGCCGGACCGCCCGCCGTCGCCTCGTCGCTGCCGAGCACCGCAGCGAGGTCCTCCTCCGGCGTCGGGAACCGGTACGCCCGCATCTCCTCGGGCAGGTCCCCGTGCGGCGGTGCGGCGTGCGCCGTGACGAGCAGGTGCCCGCCCGGCGCGACGAACCCGGCCGCCCGGCGGAGGATCGCCGCCCGCGGGATCTCGACCGGCCACGACTGCAGGAACGACGCCGTCACGAGGTCGTACCGCTCGTCGTCCTCGGGTGCCCACGTGGCCAGGTCCGCCGCGACGAACGTCGTCCGTCCGTCCACACCGGCGGCCGCTGCCGCTCGTCCGGCGCGCGCGACCGCCGTGGCGGACAGGTCGACACCGGTCGCCGTCCACCCCTGCTCCGCCAGCCAGACCACGTCGCCGCCCTCGCCGCACCCCAGGTCCAGCGCCCGCCCCACGGGCAGGTCCGCGGCCTCCGCGGCGAGCACGGCGTTCACCCGACCGGACCAGATCCCCTCGCTGCCGCCGTAGCGCGCCTCCCACCAGTCGCGTGCGTCGTGTTCGTCCATCCGCCCAGTGCACCCCGTCGCACCCGCCCGGCGCAAGCGCCGTTGCCGACCTGGCAACACGCGCCCCGGCACACCTCACGCGCTCAGCGACAGTTCGCGGCGGCGGCCGCCCGTGAAGTGTCGCCCAGCCCGTACAGTCAGCCTCCGGGCCGCCCAGCCCAGCCCACGACCGGACGGGAGGCGCGCCACCAGCCCGCCCCGCCGCCCGCGGACCGTCCGGCCCGGCCCACCACCGGACGGGAGGCACGGCGCCAGCCCGCCCCGCGCCTCCCGTCCGTCGCCCGTCCGGTCCGCCGGACGCGACCCGCTCCCGTCAGGCCGCCCGCGCCGCGAGCAGGGTGCCGAGCGCGGCCGCCGCGCGGTCCGCCCCGTCCACCGTCACGAGCCGCGCCGACCCGCCCGTCGTCTCGACGACCAGCCCCGGACCCGACCGCGCGACGTACGCGACCCCGCGCCCGCTGACCCGGTAGCCCCAACCGCCCCACTGCCCGGGGGAGACCTGCTCCCACCCACAGGTGTCGATCCGCTCGAGCGGCACACGCATGAGCGGGACGCGCGTCAGCGCGGACACCACCCGGAGCCCCCGGCGGTCGACCGTCACCTCGACCCGGGCGAGCACGAGCGTCGACGCCCCGGCGACCACCGCGACCACCGCCGTCGTGACCGCACCGCCGGTCTCACCGCGCACGCCGAGCAGCACCGCGACCGTGCAGCCCGTCGCGAGCACGAGCACGCCGATCACCCCGAAGACCGCGCTGCCGGTGCGGCCCCGCCAAGCGACCCGGGCGTCCGGACCGACCCGGAGCGGTTCCGCACTCCCGCGCTCGATCGGCGCAGCGGCGCGCCGCAGCACGACGAGCGGCACGACTCCGGCGACGCCACCGACGAGCAGCGCCGGCACCGTCGACCACCCGGAGAACGTCGGCTCGGGGTCCTGGGCGATCACCGCGAGCCAGACCCAGGTCACGACGAGGATCCCGGTGAGCAGGTTCCCGACGAGCACGACGAGTCCCGCGGTCCGTCGGTCCCGCGCGCGGAGTGCCCACAGTGACATGGCGACGGCTGCGGCGGCGACGGCGGCCGTGACCCAGAAGAACGGCCACGGCGAGCCGTACCCGTCGGGCTGTCCGTCGCCGCCGAAGTGCTGCGCGATCCGAGCGGGCAGCGTCGGCCCGAGCACCGTGGCGGCCACCAGGAGCCCGGCGAACAGCGCCGCCCCCGGAGCCACCACCGCCGTGCGGGCCCCTCGGTCGATCGGTCGTGTCGTCATCGTTCCCCCTTGATCATGGTGAGCAGGTCGTCGAGCGTGACCCCGAGGATCTCCGCCTGGTTCCGGAGCTCCGCGACGAGCGACCGCAGCTGGTCGAACGAGGCGTGCCCCGAGCGGATCACGGTGGCGCCGCGGCCGCGACGGAGCTCGATGAGCCCGTCCTCCTGCAGGCGTGCGTAGGCGCGGAGCACCGTGTGCACGTTGACGTCGACCGACGCTGCGAGGTCCCGCGCCGGCGGCAGGCGCTCGCCGGTCCGCAGTTCGCCCCGCGCGATCGCGAGCCGCACCTGTGCGGCGATCTGGTCCGCGAGCGTGGCGCGCGCAGACGGGTCGACGGTGATCAACATGTTCGCATTCTATGCGAACAATACGTCGGGCGTCGAGATCGTCCGACGGCACCGAGCCGCTCGGGACGTTCGACCGGACCGACCACCCGCCGTCGTCGTGCGACCGCTCCCGTCCGGAACGTCCAGCATGCGCGGACTGGCAACCGGCTCCACGTGGACGGACCGCTGTCCGCGTAGCGTGCCGACCACGACAGTCCGAGAGCGTCCACACCGTGTCGGCGGCCCGTGGCACAGGTCGACCGGGGCGACGCGTGCGACGCGTGATGCAGGGAGCACGTCGATGTCGGAGTACGAGTCGGACCAGCGCGTCGAGCCGGTCCACATCACCACCTACCGCCACCTCCGCCGCGCGGTGCGCCGCGGCTGGGCACTGCCGGAGCCACCGGCGGCACCGTCGCTGGGTGACCTGTCGCGGGTGCGCGTCCGCGGCCGGACGGAGCGGACGTGAGCACCGTGGCGGCACGCGCGGACTCGGCGCACCCGGCTCCGCTGCGCCCGGACCGCACGGCCGTCTCCGAGGGCCCGGTCAGCGTCCGCCGGGTCGCCGTGCACGAGGTGCACCGCAGCGGCACCGAGCCCGAGGCCGCACGCGAGCTCCTCGAGCAGGTCTACGGCGCCCGCGAGGTCGTGATCGACCCCGACGGCCCGTTCCACTTCCGCTACCGCTCCACGGGTGACGACCGGGTCAGCCTCCGGACGTCGTCCGTGACCGCCCGGCGGAGCGGTGTGCTCGCGCCCGGTCGCCAGTACGTCCTCGCGTGGTCGGTCGAGGGCGGCGTCGTCATCGACCCCGACCGCGAGGACGGCGTGACCCTCCGGCCCGGCGTCCCCGTGATGGTCCCCGCCGGACGGCCCTTCGCGACCACGGCGCCCCCGGGGACGATGCACCTCGTCCACTTCGACGCGGACTTCCTCGAGGCCGTCGCCGTCGTCGGCACCGCGCGCGTCCCGGTGCCGCTGGCCTTCCCCGCCTCGGTGCCCTCCACCCACCTGGAGTCGCTGCAGACGACCCTGCGCGAGGTGGCTCCCGCCATGCTCGACACCGCCGTGGTGGACGGCGACCGGGCGGTCCTCGACCTCCGGTTGGCCGAGGCGGTGCTCGCGGCGTTCCGTCCCGAACCGGACGGCGGGCAGCCGGACGTCCGGGTCGACGCGATCGACCGCGCGAAGGCGCACATGTACGCCCACTTCGGCGTCCCGCTCACCGCCGCCGACATCGCCGGCGCCGCCGACGTCAGCGTCCGCACGCTGCAGGAGACCTTCCAACGCGTGGAGGGCACCACCCCGACCGCCTTCCTCCGGGACCTCCGGCTCGGCAAGGCACGCGTCGCCCTCCAGCTCGCCGACGTCCGCGAGACCTCCGTCGCGGCAGTCGCCTTCTCGTGCGGCTTCCGCCACATGGGTCGGTTCTCCGGGTCGTACGCCGGACGGTACGGCGAGCACCCCGGCGACACGCTGCGCGGGCAGCGGCGCCGCATCGCGGTCGCCGGCGGTCCGGTCCGGATCGTCGGCTGACGGACCCTGCGTGGTCACGCAGGTCGGACGGGAGGCTCGGGGTGCGTCCATCGGCGCACCCCGGTCCGTCCACTGGTCGCGTGGGTACCGTCGAGGGATGCAGACCGGATCAGCCCACGCGACCGGTACCGGACGTGTCGCGAACACCGTGCGCGGCACGGGCGCGCCGGTCCTCGTCCTGCACGGCACCCCCGGAAGCCTGGAGGGCGCGGAGGCGATGGCGCGGTTCCTGCCGTCCGAGCGCTTCCGGGTCGTCGCGGTCGCCCGCCCCGGCTACGCCGGCACCCCGATCGTCCCCGGGCACGCGTCCCTCGACGACGAGGCCGACCGCTACGCGGCGCTCCTGGACGACCTGGGCGTCGACCGCACCGCGGTGCTCGCGTGGTCCGGCGGTGGCCCGTCGGCGTACCGCTTCGCCGCCCGGCACCCCGACCGGGTCAGCGCCCTCGTCGTGACGGCAGGGCTCTCCGGACACTGGGTGCCGCCGCACGCGTCGCCGGCGGAGTGGTTCGTCGCGCGGACCCGACTCGGCGGCGCGCTCGCCGCGATCGCAGGGCACGTCGTCCCGCGCGCAGTCGTCGGCACCGTCGTCGCGGGTGTGAGCTCGCTCCGGGGTGCAGCGCTGCGGGCGCACGTGCGCGACGTCCTGCACGACCCGGTCCGCCGCACCACCGTGCTCGACCTCGCGACGAGCGGGAACGCCGCCGGGACGCACCGCGCCGGATGGGAGAACGACGTCCGGGTCCTGGGTGCGCTGGAGCGGCTCGACCTCGGCGCCGTCCGGACGCCGACGCTGCTCCTGCACGGCGACGCGGACACCGACGTCGACCCGGCGCACAGCCGTCGCGCGCTCGCCGAGGTAGCGGGCGCCGAGCTCGTGACGCTCCCGGGTGGGACGCACTTCGCGCTCTGGGACCACGCGGACTCGGTCGCGGTGCAGCAGCGCGTCGCGGAGCACCTGGCGCGCTGACGACCCTGGCGATCGGGGGACGTCACGGGGGACACCTCGCCCGCGGTCCGTCCCCCGAGTGCTCCGTGCGAGCTGGGCTGGGAGCCCGTAACTGTGACGAACCGCAGGAAGGTGCAGTGGTCGCCCAGGCTGACCGAGGTTCGTGACCAATACGTTACCTAGTCGAGTCGCTCGCTCGACCCGGAAGGAACCATGGGACGTCACGCCCTGCCCGCAGCCCCCGACGGCACCGAGCCGGCGCGCCCGCAGCGCGTCGCCACGACCCCCGAGACGCCGGCCGACCTGCCGCCGACGCTCCGCCGTCCGCGTGGTCGTCGTTCGGCACCGGTCGCCACGGTCGTCCCGGCCCAGGCGCCGGTCGCCTCCGGCCTGGGTCCGGCGGTCGACCAGGCCCGCGCGGCCCGCACCGTCGACGCCCCGCTCCCGGTCACCACCCAGGCCGTCCGACGTCCCGCGCGCACCGCACCCCGCCCGGTGGCCTCGACGGCAGTCGCCGGCTCGGTGGTGCTCTCCCGGTCCGCCGCCCTGCGCGCCGAGCGTGCCGCCGACCCGCGGCACATCCGCCGCGCGGCGAACGCCAAGCGTGCCGCCCTGCTGCTGGCACCGGCCCTCGCGGTCACCTCGAGCCTGACGTTGACCCTCCCCGCGAACGCCGATCCGATGACCGGCGCCGACCGCTCGGCGACGTCGACGTCCCACAGCGACCAGGCCGCGTTCGGGCACGAGGCGAACCAGTCCTACACGGTCGCCCGTGACGTCGAGGTCCCAGTCGTGCAGACCGACGGCATGACCACCACGACGACGATCGTGTCCTACCCGACGATCGTGACGAAGTACGGGGTCACCACCCAGCAGGCCGAGGACGCGATCTCGAAGGTCCTGTCCGCCGGCGGCAAGCGCGCGACGATCGTCTCGACGGCGCTGCAGTACATGGGTGACCCGTACCTCGAGGGCGGCGCGAGCCACTCCGGCATCGACTGCTCCGGGCTGACGATGGTCGCCTACGCAGCCGTCGGCATCCCGCTCGTGCACTACGTCCCGTCGCAGGACGCCGTGGCGACGACGATCCCCGAGTCCGAGGCCCAGCCCGGTGACCTCGTGGTGTTCGACAACGAGGACCACGTCGGCATCTACCTCGGCGACGGCGTCGTGCTGCAGGCCCCGCACCCGGGCGACCCGGTCGACATCGTGCCGGTGTACCCGAACGCCCACCACTTCGCCCGGCTGCTGCCCGCGGGGGAGTGACCGCGGGGGAGTGACCCGTTCCCGACGGGTTGCACTCCTCCCGTAAGCTGGAGTGATGGCCACCGAGACCCGCACCCCGTTCGAAGAGCAGCGCTCCGCTCGTCCGCAGGTGCGCCCGCGCACCGAGGGCTGGACCCAGGCGCAGGACTCCGAGGGCCGTCCCCTCCTGCAGTTCGCATCGCCGAAGCGTGGCAAGCCGCCCGTGCACCTCGCCGACCTGACGGTGGAGGAGCGCGTCGAGCGGGTGAAGGAGCTCGGCCTGCCGGGCTTCCGCGCGAAGCAGCTCTCGACGCACTACTTCACGCACTACTCGTCCGACCCGGCGACGATGACCGACCTGCCGGCCGCCCAGCGCG
The Curtobacterium citreum genome window above contains:
- a CDS encoding DUF6286 domain-containing protein gives rise to the protein MSSTSSLERRLRRRSVHRSRSTAVAITLIVTVLVAAWIGVEAVLKAIGQRPLLADPQTIVDAALQPDAAFTTIAEVTAAVLVIAGIVLIVLALGPGRQPRSVVDHDRGAVVIDTRILASTAANAAALAAGVPESNASASARGHRTEVRVVPLSGIPVDTHVVQQAVQDRLGRLGGKHGTHVKVHVEQKGTLA
- the aqpZ gene encoding aquaporin Z, with protein sequence MARKNTPGAVSASTSEQRREDAATWSPLARYLSECFGTFLLVLGGVGTALFAANFPSDTDNQSGVGFLGVALAFGLTLVAGIAAVGHISGGHFNPAVTLGLLAAGRTDVKHVPGYIVSQVVGGLAATSIIAIVLSGKAGAFSAAHDAGFASNGFGSASPGGYGLGAVFLTEAVLTGVFIAVILSITAKQEYQALAPIGIGLTLTLIHLVSIPISNTSVNPARSIATAVYGGATPLAQLWVFIVAPIVGGIVAGLIVRVGGRRRITS
- a CDS encoding dihydrofolate reductase family protein, which gives rise to MPARFVYWMNVSVDGYIEAEAGEHAGPDAPGWVRIDEQLHQEFNDRARAMSLSVEGRIVREMMDPYWPDARSDEDSLPVEREYAEIWTAQPKILVSRTRTEADHHTRVIGADGDSIAELARIRAEGDGDVGVGGANLATQLLDAGLIDELLLFVHPAVLGRGRPLFDPPASGSRPPLLLDLLETKAFDNGVVLHRYAVQR
- a CDS encoding tetratricopeptide repeat protein, with the protein product MDSRDDEWEARVAALWADETVDDRDRIDRMRALAATAPHPALGAFELGGAHDSGGDEAGAHEHYAAATAAGLDTVDPDRAAQMVVQLASTLRNLGRVDEAIAMLRDAPEHPATGAAPRVFLALALHSAGRVDEALRVAIEAVEPTLPRYHRSVRAYAAALTEQHVQD
- a CDS encoding protein kinase domain-containing protein yields the protein MGHDDAAPLLDGRYRLGDVIGRGGMSVVYRATDEVLHRPVAVKLFNPGTVDLARQEAELGVLAALEHHNLVGLLDAGVVDVVGSGPRRFLVMSLVVGQDLEERLEVAPLAPKHIAEVGYDMAEALDYIHAHGVVHRDIKPSNILLVDYGNGSDRARARLTDFGIALAAGVERLTADGVTTGTAAYLSPEQARGGDVGPTTDVYSLGLVLLQCFTRRREFPGSLVESAIARLTRDPVVPEPLPEHWKHVLRAMTAQDPTARPLGAQLVTMLRDVVIAETAAVHPEQPTAAVHPEQPTAAVHPEQPTSAAPEPARASAPAAADARPATLDSLPEESLQRTVAMAARLFDAPIALVDVLDDDREWTQSWIAEGVDEAARNITFRNGFAPVPVPVVIPDGAAHPEMRQSPLVTGPLGLRFYVSVPLLRHDGTAVGTLAVLDTRPREATEADLANLRDLAALAVTQLELRRESLRTTSDALPVQQSGA
- a CDS encoding DUF6807 domain-containing protein, which encodes MEQTAVDRVLRTLEVGGTTVATLVDGGASPVAWSPRPFLHPVRTLAGTVLTDARPDDHPWHCGVGTAVPDVDGVNCWGGPTYVPGTGYEECDDHGRAVATAVSDGDGTLTQRLRWTGPDGALVLRETRTLTWGASDGGWVLGWTSAFRAPGSSPVRLGSPGSHGRAGAGYGGFTWRFAPCDDVAVRTSTAVGEDAVHGAVAPWVEWTGTFDGRHGSGARASVRFEALGHADPWFVRVAEYPAVGSALAWDAPVVVEPDAPLVRSFRVTVRDEA
- a CDS encoding class I SAM-dependent methyltransferase, giving the protein MDEHDARDWWEARYGGSEGIWSGRVNAVLAAEAADLPVGRALDLGCGEGGDVVWLAEQGWTATGVDLSATAVARAGRAAAAAGVDGRTTFVAADLATWAPEDDERYDLVTASFLQSWPVEIPRAAILRRAAGFVAPGGHLLVTAHAAPPHGDLPEEMRAYRFPTPEEDLAAVLGSDEATAGGPAAGGPAAWAVLSAERRPRTTTTADGTTHETEDSVVLVRRRA
- a CDS encoding DUF1648 domain-containing protein yields the protein MTTRPIDRGARTAVVAPGAALFAGLLVAATVLGPTLPARIAQHFGGDGQPDGYGSPWPFFWVTAAVAAAAVAMSLWALRARDRRTAGLVVLVGNLLTGILVVTWVWLAVIAQDPEPTFSGWSTVPALLVGGVAGVVPLVVLRRAAAPIERGSAEPLRVGPDARVAWRGRTGSAVFGVIGVLVLATGCTVAVLLGVRGETGGAVTTAVVAVVAGASTLVLARVEVTVDRRGLRVVSALTRVPLMRVPLERIDTCGWEQVSPGQWGGWGYRVSGRGVAYVARSGPGLVVETTGGSARLVTVDGADRAAAALGTLLAARAA
- a CDS encoding GntR family transcriptional regulator, which codes for MLITVDPSARATLADQIAAQVRLAIARGELRTGERLPPARDLAASVDVNVHTVLRAYARLQEDGLIELRRGRGATVIRSGHASFDQLRSLVAELRNQAEILGVTLDDLLTMIKGER
- a CDS encoding helix-turn-helix transcriptional regulator, which gives rise to MSTVAARADSAHPAPLRPDRTAVSEGPVSVRRVAVHEVHRSGTEPEAARELLEQVYGAREVVIDPDGPFHFRYRSTGDDRVSLRTSSVTARRSGVLAPGRQYVLAWSVEGGVVIDPDREDGVTLRPGVPVMVPAGRPFATTAPPGTMHLVHFDADFLEAVAVVGTARVPVPLAFPASVPSTHLESLQTTLREVAPAMLDTAVVDGDRAVLDLRLAEAVLAAFRPEPDGGQPDVRVDAIDRAKAHMYAHFGVPLTAADIAGAADVSVRTLQETFQRVEGTTPTAFLRDLRLGKARVALQLADVRETSVAAVAFSCGFRHMGRFSGSYAGRYGEHPGDTLRGQRRRIAVAGGPVRIVG
- a CDS encoding alpha/beta fold hydrolase, which produces MQTGSAHATGTGRVANTVRGTGAPVLVLHGTPGSLEGAEAMARFLPSERFRVVAVARPGYAGTPIVPGHASLDDEADRYAALLDDLGVDRTAVLAWSGGGPSAYRFAARHPDRVSALVVTAGLSGHWVPPHASPAEWFVARTRLGGALAAIAGHVVPRAVVGTVVAGVSSLRGAALRAHVRDVLHDPVRRTTVLDLATSGNAAGTHRAGWENDVRVLGALERLDLGAVRTPTLLLHGDADTDVDPAHSRRALAEVAGAELVTLPGGTHFALWDHADSVAVQQRVAEHLAR